The following are from one region of the Rhodospirillaceae bacterium genome:
- a CDS encoding radical SAM protein, giving the protein MPDDVKKRIYLNEYNVLLDGTTYLPLVSGLLQAHAELSEKIRETCLFRPYLFHLDASANIIKQYEDPFVAAFSMSMWNEQLSLHVAREVKRRFPECKIVVGGAQVPHSPETFFDQYPFIDIAVRGEGEEAFTEILERLVDGEDLAGLAGVSWRDSNGEFINNSTDRPFNRDLDTYPSPYVSGLFDDLIDTRDDLTFQAIVETNRGCPFLCTFCYWGKGGLSRKYRYHSLNRVNQEIEWMGKRGIQYVFNADSNFGMHRRDMEIAKFLAETKNKYGFPEKFRTCYGKNTDEKILEIGSFMHSHGLEKGITISYQSMSEQVQKNIKRDNIRIDVAKSLQVKFGDKGIPIYTELILGLPGETVASWIGGVDEVLSSGFSNQLFIYSCLVFPNTDLGDSDYQKEFGIVTQRIEAAEIHAKKRPADWQPEFEDIVVTTNTMSKDDWRHLMVFSWITMLLHSLKLGYFILGYLFNRLGCRHSELISCISEARFDQDACPIWSDQVAALYNQADKFFDGEGRGVFLPEHGDIYWDVEEACFLNLSADLDSFYSETLDICRSFLQSSGKTFDNDELSQVVDYQQMRIPTMMLPEKSAKLFSLNIPEYFQKLFGPNPVPLKASPQQLTLEPENFENDKRLYARKTILWGRKSDLILVPAEYCSVEQY; this is encoded by the coding sequence GTGCCTGACGACGTTAAAAAACGGATATATTTAAACGAATATAATGTTTTATTAGACGGCACGACCTATCTGCCTCTGGTCTCTGGGTTGCTGCAGGCACACGCCGAACTCTCTGAAAAAATTCGAGAAACGTGCTTATTTCGCCCATATTTGTTTCACTTGGACGCGTCGGCCAATATTATCAAACAGTATGAAGACCCCTTCGTCGCCGCATTTTCCATGTCCATGTGGAACGAGCAATTGTCCCTGCATGTTGCGCGAGAGGTGAAGCGCCGGTTTCCCGAATGTAAAATTGTTGTTGGCGGAGCCCAGGTTCCGCACTCTCCGGAAACATTTTTTGACCAATATCCCTTTATCGATATTGCCGTCAGGGGAGAAGGAGAAGAAGCCTTCACAGAAATTCTCGAACGCCTGGTCGACGGAGAGGATCTCGCGGGCCTTGCCGGCGTTTCATGGCGTGATTCGAATGGGGAATTCATTAATAACTCCACTGATCGGCCCTTTAATCGTGACCTTGATACCTATCCATCACCATATGTGAGCGGCTTGTTTGACGACTTGATCGACACCAGGGACGACCTTACTTTTCAGGCCATTGTCGAGACAAACCGGGGGTGCCCATTTTTATGCACCTTTTGTTATTGGGGAAAGGGCGGGCTGAGCCGTAAATACCGTTACCACAGCCTCAATCGGGTAAATCAAGAAATTGAATGGATGGGGAAACGGGGCATTCAGTACGTTTTCAATGCTGATTCAAATTTTGGCATGCACCGGCGTGATATGGAAATTGCAAAATTTCTTGCAGAGACCAAAAACAAATATGGGTTCCCGGAAAAATTCCGAACCTGTTACGGCAAGAATACGGATGAGAAAATTCTTGAAATCGGCTCCTTTATGCACAGTCACGGTCTCGAAAAGGGAATTACGATTAGCTACCAAAGTATGAGTGAGCAGGTGCAAAAAAATATAAAAAGAGACAACATCCGCATAGACGTAGCTAAAAGTCTGCAGGTAAAGTTCGGTGATAAAGGGATTCCCATCTATACGGAGCTCATTCTTGGCTTGCCTGGCGAAACTGTTGCAAGCTGGATAGGTGGTGTCGATGAGGTCCTGAGTTCCGGATTCAGCAATCAGCTTTTTATTTATTCCTGTTTGGTGTTTCCGAACACGGACCTGGGAGATTCCGACTACCAAAAGGAATTTGGTATTGTAACTCAACGGATTGAAGCTGCGGAGATCCATGCCAAAAAGCGACCGGCGGACTGGCAGCCCGAATTTGAGGATATCGTCGTTACGACCAATACCATGAGCAAGGATGACTGGCGTCATTTGATGGTGTTCTCCTGGATTACCATGCTGCTGCATAGCCTCAAATTGGGGTATTTCATCCTTGGCTATTTGTTTAATAGGTTGGGGTGCCGACATTCAGAATTGATTTCCTGCATCTCTGAAGCCCGCTTCGATCAAGATGCTTGCCCAATATGGAGTGACCAAGTTGCGGCCCTCTATAACCAGGCAGACAAATTTTTTGATGGCGAAGGGCGAGGAGTATTTTTACCCGAGCATGGAGATATTTATTGGGACGTTGAAGAGGCTTGTTTTCTCAATTTATCGGCCGATCTCGATAGTTTTTATTCAGAAACGCTTGATATATGCAGATCGTTTCTTCAAAGCAGCGGTAAAACCTTCGACAATGACGAGTTATCTCAAGTTGTCGATTATCAACAAATGCGCATTCCAACGATGATGCTGCCGGAAAAAAGCGCCAAATTATTTTCCTTGAACATTCCCGAGTATTTTCAAAAATTGTTTGGGCCCAATCCCGTGCCATTGAAAGCCTCGCCCCAACAATTGACTTTGGAGCCCGAGAACTTTGAAAACGATAAGCGGTTGTATGCACGAAAAACAATTCTTTGGGGTCGCAAAAGTGACCTCATTCTTGTCCCCGCCGAATATTGTTCCGTTGAGCAATACTAG
- a CDS encoding NAD-dependent epimerase/dehydratase, translating into MKITLTGALGHIGSRMIRELPNHFDNLEIVMIDDFSTQRYASLFDLPASARYRFIEGDVTEMDLSDAVRDTDAVIHLAAITDAAGSFDKADQVEKQNFAATQNVAQACIDCRVPLIYPSTTSVYGTQNEIVDEDCYEEDLKPQSPYAETKLKEEALLTEMAQAGNLRHVTFRFGTIFGTAPGMRFHTAVNKFCFQAVMGQNLTVWSTALDQKRPYLDLGDAVDVVVHTIESGLFDGSIYNVLSVNATVRQVVDAIRVHVPDLEISYVDTRIMNQLSYEVIAEKISAQGFSPKGDLESGIEATIKQLRRAGSARG; encoded by the coding sequence ATGAAAATTACCCTGACCGGCGCTTTAGGCCATATCGGCTCGCGTATGATCCGCGAACTGCCGAATCATTTCGATAATCTTGAAATTGTCATGATCGATGATTTTTCGACTCAACGTTATGCATCGCTGTTCGATTTACCGGCATCCGCCCGTTACCGCTTCATTGAAGGCGACGTCACCGAGATGGATTTATCTGACGCCGTCCGGGACACCGATGCTGTGATCCATCTGGCCGCCATCACCGATGCGGCCGGCAGCTTCGATAAAGCCGATCAGGTGGAAAAACAGAATTTTGCCGCCACTCAAAATGTCGCACAGGCCTGTATCGATTGCAGAGTTCCGCTGATCTATCCTTCCACCACCAGCGTTTACGGCACCCAGAATGAAATCGTTGATGAAGATTGTTACGAAGAGGACCTTAAGCCGCAAAGCCCCTATGCGGAGACCAAATTAAAGGAAGAGGCCTTGTTGACTGAAATGGCCCAGGCCGGGAATTTGCGACACGTCACCTTTCGTTTCGGCACTATTTTCGGCACCGCGCCGGGCATGCGGTTCCACACGGCCGTCAACAAGTTCTGCTTTCAGGCGGTGATGGGACAGAATTTGACCGTGTGGAGTACGGCGCTGGATCAAAAACGCCCTTATCTTGATCTGGGCGACGCCGTTGATGTGGTTGTCCACACAATCGAGTCCGGGTTGTTCGACGGCAGCATCTACAACGTGCTGAGCGTCAACGCGACCGTGCGTCAAGTCGTTGACGCCATCCGGGTCCATGTGCCGGATCTGGAAATCAGCTACGTCGATACACGAATTATGAACCAGTTGTCTTACGAAGTGATCGCAGAAAAAATCAGCGCTCAGGGTTTTTCGCCCAAGGGCGATCTGGAATCAGGCATCGAGGCCACCATTAAACAGCTGCGACGGGCGGGAAGCGCCCGTGGTTGA
- a CDS encoding FdtA/QdtA family cupin domain-containing protein: MSERIDLQSFIDDEGSLVIGEAGRHIPFPIKRFFAITNVSTGDQRGGHAHKELNQVLVCLSGLVQVTLNDGQRSWKETLEQPGIALHIKPMIWAEQVYADSKTVLLVLCDEVYRESDYLRDFDEFCRAATNSGEKK, translated from the coding sequence ATGAGCGAGCGCATTGACCTTCAATCCTTTATCGATGACGAGGGGTCCCTGGTGATCGGGGAAGCGGGCAGGCATATTCCCTTCCCGATCAAACGGTTTTTCGCCATCACGAATGTATCGACCGGCGATCAACGCGGCGGCCATGCCCATAAGGAACTCAATCAGGTTCTGGTCTGCCTTTCCGGTTTGGTCCAGGTGACGCTGAATGATGGACAACGTTCGTGGAAAGAAACCCTGGAGCAACCGGGAATCGCCCTGCACATCAAACCGATGATCTGGGCCGAGCAGGTATACGCCGACTCCAAAACAGTTTTGCTGGTCTTATGTGATGAGGTTTATAGGGAAAGTGATTACCTGCGGGATTTTGATGAATTTTGTCGTGCAGCCACAAACAGTGGTGAGAAAAAATGA
- a CDS encoding NAD-dependent epimerase/dehydratase family protein, with protein MSPDPLQLAYENKSILITGALGYVGSALIQRLSGYDCQIFMASRHGGIGDWSGKSTKARLESVAGDVSSRIFWQSALETSGADIVFHFAAQNSVYAAAKNPESDFAANVLPIINLVEAVFTGDKKIDVLYSGTATQAGMTQELPVDPGSMDSPLTVYDLHKLIAEQYLELYARNDVLRCVTLRLANVYGPGVAVGSPDRGILNKVIAAALNDQPVSIYGDGEFIRDYIFIDDVIEAFVHAGANMDRVNGHHFFLGCGEGHRVNDAFTLAATQAAAARGLKVNISHVPWPDELSQIERRNFVADIRKLSDATGWHPGVDLREGIKRTIAAFVESGEA; from the coding sequence GTGAGCCCGGACCCCCTGCAATTAGCCTATGAAAACAAATCGATCCTGATTACAGGGGCCTTAGGCTATGTCGGCAGTGCCCTGATTCAGCGCCTGTCGGGGTATGATTGCCAAATTTTCATGGCATCCCGCCATGGCGGCATCGGTGATTGGTCGGGCAAATCGACAAAGGCCCGATTGGAGTCTGTCGCGGGAGATGTGTCGAGCCGGATTTTCTGGCAAAGCGCCCTTGAAACATCGGGCGCAGACATTGTGTTTCATTTCGCTGCGCAAAACAGTGTTTACGCGGCAGCAAAAAATCCTGAGAGCGATTTTGCCGCCAATGTTCTGCCGATTATCAATTTGGTGGAAGCCGTTTTCACCGGGGATAAAAAAATTGATGTTCTTTATTCCGGAACGGCGACACAGGCGGGCATGACGCAAGAGCTTCCCGTTGATCCAGGTAGTATGGACAGCCCGCTAACCGTTTACGATCTGCACAAGTTAATAGCCGAACAATATCTGGAGCTCTATGCGCGAAATGATGTACTGCGCTGCGTCACCCTGCGACTTGCCAATGTTTACGGGCCTGGTGTTGCCGTCGGAAGCCCGGATCGGGGCATTTTAAACAAAGTGATCGCCGCCGCCCTGAATGATCAGCCCGTGTCTATTTACGGCGACGGGGAGTTTATCCGTGATTACATCTTTATCGATGATGTGATTGAAGCCTTTGTCCATGCGGGGGCTAACATGGACCGGGTTAACGGACACCATTTTTTCCTTGGGTGCGGCGAAGGCCACCGGGTCAACGATGCCTTTACGCTGGCAGCAACCCAAGCTGCTGCCGCCCGTGGATTGAAGGTCAATATTTCTCATGTTCCCTGGCCTGACGAATTGTCTCAGATCGAGCGTCGAAATTTTGTCGCGGACATTCGGAAGTTGTCTGACGCAACAGGCTGGCATCCGGGGGTGGATTTACGAGAGGGCATTAAACGCACGATTGCCGCTTTCGTTGAAAGCGGAGAAGCATGA